In Humulus lupulus chromosome 6, drHumLupu1.1, whole genome shotgun sequence, a single genomic region encodes these proteins:
- the LOC133782843 gene encoding uncharacterized protein LOC133782843: MFFLRLNPFRFILFLSIFVFFVTTFGAAHVPDAFRVSSGFRLEEGELGGLIPPWEMTRRFLADATVDNSSLLLAEDRTRRKDPLDGLTRYNGGWNISNSHYWASVGFTAAPFFVIALIWFVVFGLSLSLICLCYCCCSKEPYGYSRTAYALSLILLILFTIAAIVGCVVLYTGQGRFHSSTTSTLGYVVQQADVTVENLKNVSDYLGAAKRIGVDAVFLPSEVQNNIDQIETKINSSATTLSDKTEENSKEIQNVLDSVRLALVIVAAIMLFLAFLGFLFSIFGLRTLVYILVVVGWILVAGTFILCGVFLLLHNVVADACVAMDEWVQNPTAHTALDDILPCVDNATAQETLLRSRDVTYQLVKVVDTVVSNVTNLNNPPKGLPFYFNQSGPMMPTLCNPFNSDLSTRQCEAGEVHLNNATKVWQNYVCKVNSDGNCATTGRLTPTIFDQMAAAVNVSYGLYRYGPFLVDLQDCTFVRNTFTDISNKYCPGLRRHSQWIYIGLVMVSAAVMLSLIFWVIYARERKHRVYTKQLEARAAGGDPSKAA, encoded by the exons atgttttttttaagattaaaCCCATTTAGATTCATTCTTTTTCTCTCCATTTTTGTCTTCTTCGTCACTACTTTTGGAGCTGCTCATGTACCAGATGCTTTTCGTGTATCGTCTG GGTTTCGTCTAGAGGAAGGAGAGCTTGGAGGGTTGATACCACCATGGGAGATGACGCGGAGGTTTCTTGCGGACGCAACAGTGGATAACTCGTCTCTGTTGCTGGCTGAGGATAGAACTCGCAGAAAAGACCCGCTTGATGGGCTCACGCGCTACAATGGTGGCTGGAATATCAGCAATAGTCACTACTGGGCT TCTGTTGGTTTCACTGCCGCTCCATTCTTCGTCATTGCCCTCATCTGGTTTGTGGTCTTCGGACTTTCCTTATCCTTGATCTGTCTCTGTTATTGTTGCTGTTCTAAAGAGCCTTATGGCTACTCTCGAACCGCCTATGCTCTCTCGTTGATCCTGCTCATTCTCTTTACTATTGCTGCAAT CGTGGGGTGCGTAGTGCTGTATACTGGTCAAGGAAGGTTTCACAGCAGTACAACAAGCACGTTGGGTTATGTTGTACAACAGGCAGATGTAACTGTCGAAAACCTCAAGAACGTTTCAGATTATCTTGGTGCAGCTAAGCGGATTGGAGTTGATGCAGTGTTTCTGCCATCAGAAGTCCAGAACAACATTGACCAAATTGAAACAAAGATCAACTCTTCTGCAACCACTCTTTCTGATAAAACCGAAGAGAATTCAAAGGAGATACAAAATGTCCTGGATAGCGT GAGATTGGCTCTTGTTATTGTTGCCGCTATTATGCTCTTTTTGGcatttcttggatttt TGTTTTCGATTTTTGGGTTGCGAACGCTTGTATATAT CTTGGTGGTTGTTGGGTGGATTCTTGTTGCGGGAACCTTCATTTTATGTGGtgtatttcttcttcttcacaa TGTGGTTGCAGATGCATGTGTTGCAATGGATGAGTGGGTCCAGAACCCTACTGCCCATACAGCTTTAGATGATATTCTTCCATGCGTGGACAATGCCACAGCCCAAGAAACCTTGTTACGGAGCAGGGATGTCACCTACCAACTTGTCAAAGTAGTGGACACTGTCGTCAGCAATGTTACTAATCTTAATAATCCGCCTAAAGGATTACCATTTTATTTCAACCAGTCCGGTCCAATGATGCCTACTCTCTGCAACCCTTTCAATTCCGATCTCAGTACACGGCAATGTGAAGCTGGTGAAGTGCACCTGAATAATGCTACTAAG GTTTGGCAGAATTATGTATGTAAGGTCAACTCAGATGGGAATTGTGCCACAACCGGTCGGTTAACTCCTACCATCTTTGACCAAATGGCAGCTGCCGTGAATGTGAGTTATGGTTTGTACCGTTACGGTCCATTCTTGGTTGATCTGCAGGACTGTACTTTTGTTAGAAATACATTCACAGACATAAGCAACAAGTACTGTCCTGGCCTGCGACGACATAGTCAGTGGATCTACATTGGGTTGGTAATGGTGTCTGCAGCAGTTATGCTTTCACTGATATTCTGGGTTATCTATGCAAGGGAGCGAAAACATCGTGTGTATACCAAACAGCTCGAGGCCAGAGCAGCGGGAGGAGATCCATCCAAGGCTGCATAG